From a single Brassica napus cultivar Da-Ae chromosome C9, Da-Ae, whole genome shotgun sequence genomic region:
- the LOC106443701 gene encoding probable pectinesterase 49 codes for MGYIFLTMIAFLVIFALPAVVADDTTPIPEDKAQVEAWFKANVQPYSARRGTLDPVLDAAEASPQIINVNQEGGGDFKTINEAIKSIPIGNTKRVIIKLAPGVYHEKVTVDVGRPFVTLMGKPGAETNLTFDGTASKFGTMESATLIIWAKYFVAANLHVKNTAPMPKAGTQGQALAMRINGDKAAFYNCRFYGFQDTLCDDIGNHFFKDCYIEGTYDFIFGRGASLYLNTQLHAVGDGLRVITAHNRQSENQQNGYSFVHCKITGVGTGIYLGRAWMSHPKVVYAYTEMSSVVNPTGWQENRNRENDKTVFYGEYMCTGPGSHKEKRVAHTQDIDKNEANGFLTLGYIKGSLWLLPPPAY; via the exons atGGGTTACATTTTTCTGACCATGATTGCATTTCTCGTTATTTTTGCCTTACCGGCGGTTGTAGCCGACGATACAACTCCGATTCCAGAAGACAAAGCCCAAGTCGAGGCATGGTTCAAGGCCAACGTTCAACCCTATTCAGCGAGACGAGGCACACTTGACCCCGTGCTGGATGCAGCTGAAGCATCGCCACAGATCATCAAC GTGAATCAAGAAGGAGGCGGCGATTTTAAGACAATTAATGAAGCGATCAAGAGCATTCCGATAGGGAACACAAAGCGTGTGATCATCAAGTTGGCTCCTGGTGTATACCATGAGAAAGTCACAGTCGACGTAGGTCGACCATTCGTTACATTGATGGGTAAACCTGGTGCAGAAACGAACTTGACTTTCGACGGGACGGCCTCTAAATTCGGAACCATGGAGAGTGCGACGCTTATCATCTGGGCCAAATATTTTGTGGCAGCCAACTTACACGTTAAA AATACTGCTCCAATGCCGAAAGCAGGAACACAAGGACAAGCGCTCGCTATGAGGATTAACGGCGATAAAGCGGCTTTCTACAACTGCAGATTCTATGGTTTTCAAGACACTCTTTGTGATGATATAGGCAACCATTTCTTCAAGGACTGTTACATCGAGGGAACCTATGATTTTATCTTCGGAAGAGGAGCTTCCTTGTACTTG AACACGCAATTGCACGCTGTTGGAGATGGATTAAGAGTGATCACAGCACACAATCGACAGAGTGAAAACCAGCAGAATGGCTATTCATTCGTGCATTGCAAGATTACTGGAGTTGGAACGGGGATCTATTTGGGTAGGGCATGGATGAGCCACCCTAAGGTCGTTTATGCCTACACTGAGATGTCCAGTGTCGTCAACCCAACCGGATGGCAAGAGAACAGGAACCGTGAGAATGACAA GACGGTGTTCTATGGAGAATACATGTGCACGGGACCAGGATCACACAAAGAGAAAAGAGTGGCCCACACACAAGACATCGACAAAAACGAAGCTAACGGTTTCCTTACCCTCGGCTACATCAAAGGCTCCTTGTGGCTCCTCCCTCCTCCCGCTTACTAA
- the LOC106446075 gene encoding glutamate dehydrogenase 2 — translation MPQIQNHHALSLSLFPYKYTSLPSPSSSHQLSNQSDSNPLFDHFDSISCVIFSISAAMNALAATNRNFRHASRILGLDSKIERSLMIPFREIKVECTIPKDDGTLVSFIGFRVQHDNARGPMKGGIRYHPEVDPDEVNALAQLMTWKTAVADIPYGGAKGGIGCNPRDLSLSELERLTRVFTQKIHDLIGIHTDVPAPDMGTNAQTMAWILDEYSKFHGHSPAVVTGKPIDLGGSLGREAATGRGVVYATEALLAEYGKSIQGLTFVVQGFGNVGTWAAKLIHEKGGKVVAVSDITGAVRNPEGIDINALLKHKDATGSLKDFSGGDAMDSEELLLHECDVLIPCALGGVLNKENAGDVKAKFIIEAANHPTDPDADEILSKKGVIILPDIYANAGGVTVSYFEWVQNIQGFMWEEEKVNLELQKYMTRAFHNIKSMCHTHSCNLRMGAFTLGVNRVARATQLRGWEA, via the exons ATGCCTCAGATTCAAAATCAtcacgctctctctctctctctcttcccctACAAATACACTTCCTTGCCTTCTCCTTCCTCCTCCCATCAACTATCAAATCAAAGTGATTCCAATCCCCTTTTCGATCACTTTGATTCGATAAGTTGCGTTATCTTCTCCATTTCAGCAGCCATGAACGCTCTAGCCGCGACGAACAGGAACTTCCGCCACGCGTCGCGGATCCTCGGCTTGGATTCGAAGATCGAGAGGAGTCTCATGATCCCCTTCAGAGAAATCAAGGTCGAGTGCACCATCCCCAAAGACGACGGCACCCTCGTCTCCTTCATCGGATTCAGGGTCCAGCACGACAATGCTCGTGGGCCCATGAAAGGAGGCATCAGATACCATCCCGAG gTTGATCCGGATGAAGTGAACGCGTTAGCTCAGCTGATGACGTGGAAGACAGCTGTCGCTGACATTCCGTACGGTGGAGCTAAAGGCGGGATCGGGTGCAACCCTCGTGACTTGAGCTTGAGCGAGCTCGAGCGTCTGACACGTGTCTTTACGCAGAAGATCCATGATCTTATTGGGATTCACACCGATGTTCCTGCTCCTGATATGGGAACCAACGCTCAGACCATGGCTTGGATTCTTGATGAGTACTCCAAGTTTCATGGGCATTCCCCTGCTGTTGTCACCGGAAAGCCCATT GATCTTGGTGGTTCTCTTGGTAGGGAAGCTGCTACAGGACGTGGTGTGGTCTACGCTACTGAAGCTCTTCTTGCTGAGTACGGCAAATCCATTCAGGGATTGACATTTGTTGTTCAG GGTTTTGGGAACGTTGGAACATGGGCAGCTAAGCTGATCCACGAGAAAGGTGGGAAAGTGGTTGCGGTGAGCGACATTACAGGTGCGGTGAGAAACCCTGAAGGCATCGACATCAACGCTCTTCTGAAACACAAGGACGCAACCGGAAGTCTCAAGGATTTCAGCGGTGGAGACGCTATGGACTCGGAGGAGCTGCTGCTCCATGAGTGTGATGTTCTCATTCCTTGTGCTCTCGGTGGTGTCCTCAACAA ggAGAATGCTGGAGATGTCAAGGCAAAGTTCATTATAGAGGCAGCAAACCATCCAACTGATCCAGATGCTGATGAG ATTCTGTCGAAGAAAGGAGTGATTATACTTCCAGATATATACGCAAACGCAGGAGGAGTGACGGTGAGTTACTTTGAGTGGGTGCAGAACATTCAAGGGTTCATGTGGGAAGAGGAGAAAGTGAACCTGGAGCTGCAAAAGTACATGACTCGAGCCTTTCACAACATCAAGTCTATGTGCCATACTCATTCTTGCAACCTCCGTATGGGAGCTTTCACCCTTGGAGTTAACCGAGTCGCTCGAGCCACCCAGTTGCGTGGTTGGGAAGCTTAA
- the LOC106449585 gene encoding cyclin-U4-2-like, whose translation MDDHIEKMIQEQEPMAETMPNVITAMSSLLQRVSEMNDDLSRPLWEHQRISAFSALTKPSISVRSYMERIFKYANCSDSCYIVAYIYLDRFIQKQPFVPIDSFNVHRLIITSVLVSAKFMDDLCYNNAYYAKIGGITTEEMNLLELDFLFGIGFQLNVTLSTYNNYCSSLQREMDMRNMYSPLLEPSFLTLKSLQISLYDEDSLSIHQNNQLTTAV comes from the exons ATGGATGATCACATTGAGAAGATgattcaagaacaagaaccaaTGGCTGAGACCATGCCAAATGTTATAACGGCGATGTCATCTCTCCTACAAAGGGTTTCAGAGATGAACGATGATCTGAGCCGTCCGTTATGGGAGCACCAGAGGATCTCAGCTTTCAGTGCATTGACCAAACCTTCTATATCGGTCAGAAGCTATATGGAGAGGATCTTCAAGTACGCAAACTGTAGCGACTCGTGTTACATAGTCGCGTATATATATTTGGACCGGTTCATACAAAAGCAGCCTTTTGTGCCTATTGACTCCTTTAATGTCCATAGGCTCATCATTACGAGCGTCTTGGTCTCTGCCAAATTCATGGATGACTT GTGCTACAATAACGCATATTATGCAAAAATTGGAGGAATAACCACAGAGGAGATGAACTTGTTAGAGCTGGATTTCTTATTTGGAATTGGATTCCAGTTAAATGTGACGTTGTCTACTTACAACAACTATTGTTCTTCACTACAGAGAGAGATGGATATGAGGAACATGTACTCTCCGCTTTTAGAGCCTTCTTTCTTGACTCTCAAGAGTCTTCAGATCAGTTTGTATGACGAAGATTCACTATCTATTCATCAGAATAACCAACTCACAACAGCTGTTTGA
- the LOC106438378 gene encoding peptide methionine sulfoxide reductase A2, which translates to MGSSSTAQEEPQLVDTPAIVPSPLAQEPDNDVPAPGNQFAEFAAGCFWGVELAYQRIPGVTETEVGYTQGISHNPSYKDVCTNTTNHAEVVRVQYDPNECTYETLLDLFWSRHDPTTLNRQGKLVGAQYRSGIYFYTPEQEKLARESLENQQKKLEKKIVSEILPAKKFYKAEEYHQHYLSKGEKSGHAQSPAKSCKDPISCFG; encoded by the exons ATGGGTTCTTCTTCTACAGCTCAAGAAGAGCCTCAACTAGTAGATACACCTGCCATTGTTCCTTCTCCGTTAGCTCAGGAACCTGACAACGATGTACCGGCGCCGGGAAACCAGTTTGCTGAGTTCGCCGCCGGTTGCTTCTGGGGGGTGGAGCTTGCTTACCAGAGGATCCCTGGCGTGACAGAGACTGAGGTTGGGTACACTCAGGGTATCTCTCACAATCCTTCTTACAAGGATGTCTGCACCAACACAACGAACCATGCAGAGGTTGTAAGGGTTCAGTATGATCCTAATGAGTGCACCTATGAGACTCTTCTTGATTTGTTCTGGTCTAGGCATGATCCCACCACCTTGAATCGTCAG GGAAAACTTGTGGGAGCTCAATATCGTTCAGGTATATACTTCTACACGCCCGAGCAAGAGAAACTAGCACGCGAGTCTCTTGAGAACCAACAGAAGAAACTGGAGAAGAAGATTGTGAGTGAGATATTACCGGCAAAGAAATTCTACAAAGCTGAAGAATACCATCAGCATTACCTCTCCAAAGGTGAGAAGAGTGGCCATGCACAGTCCCCTGCAAAGAGCTGCAAAGACCCTATCAGCTGCTTTGGCTGA
- the LOC106446074 gene encoding peptide methionine sulfoxide reductase A3: MNILNRFGLGSGGQTSTDPSPIAQGSDDDSPAPGNHFAQFAAGCFWGVELAFQRLPGVTQTEVGYTQGITHNPSYEDVCSETTRHAEVVRVQYDPKGCTFESLLDLFWSRHDPTTLNRQGNDVGTRYRSGIYFYTPEQEKLARESLERHQQRMETKIMTEILPAKKFYRAEEQQQQYLSKGGRYGMGQSCAKGCTDPIRCYG, translated from the exons ATGAACATACTCAACAGGTTCGGTTTAGGATCAGGCGGGCAAACGAGTACGGATCCGTCTCCGATCGCTCAAGGATCTGACGATGACTCTCCGGCGCCGGGAAATCACTTTGCCCAATTCGCCGCCGGATGCTTCTGGGGCGTGGAGCTGGCGTTTCAGAGGCTCCCGGGGGTGACTCAGACAGAGGTTGGATACACACAAGGGATCACCCACAATCCTTCGTACGAGGACGTCTGTTCCGAAACCACGAGACACGCCGAGGTCGTCAGGGTTCAGTACGATCCCAAAGGCTGCACCTTTGAGTCTCTCCTTGACTTGTTCTGGTCCAGGCATGATCCCACCACCTTGAATCGCCAG GGAAATGATGTGGGAACCAGATACCGATCCGGGATCTACTTCTACACACCAGAGCAGGAGAAACTAGCCCGGGAGTCACTAGAACGTCACCAGCAGCGAATGGAGACGAAGATCATGACTGAGATCTTGCCTGCTAAGAAATTCTACAGAGCCGAGGAGCAGCAGCAGCAGTATCTGTCCAAGGGTGGAAGGTACGGCATGGGGCAGTCCTGTGCCAAAGGCTGCACCGACCCAATCCGCTGTTACGGCTAA
- the LOC106449584 gene encoding mavicyanin-like, which translates to MGKTSTMLFLFYLCIIGISVITRCNATTYFVGDTSGWDISSDLESWTLGKRFSVGDVLMFQYSSTHSVYEVAKDNFQRCNSTDPIRTFTNGNTTVALSKPGDRFFLCGNRLHCFAGMRLQVNVEGNGPSLAPVGAPGAAPVGILQPSSKKNNPATGVASSAARVGGYGGRVSIGTFVYLMVFAFPLLWTYISSNN; encoded by the exons ATGGGGAAGACGTCGACGATGCTATTTCTTTTCTATCTCTGTATAATTGGGATTTCAGTGATAACAAGATGCAATGCAACGACATACTTTGTGGGAGACACCTCTGGTTGGGACATAAGCTCCGATCTTGAATCCTGGACTTTAGGCAAGAGATTCTCTGTTGGTGATGTTCTAA TGTTCCAATACTCATCGACGCATAGTGTCTACGAAGTGGCAAAAGACAACTTCCAAAGATGCAACTCTACAGACCCGATCCGTACTTTCACAAATGGGAACACGACCGTAGCTCTGTCCAAACCGGGAGACAGGTTCTTTCTCTGCGGTAACCGGCTTCATTGCTTCGCTGGTATGAGGCTACAAGTCAATGTCGAAGGCAATGGCCCATCTCTGGCCCCTGTGGGAGCTCCCGGAGCTGCTCCCGTAGGAATTCTTCAACCGTCTTCTAAGAAGAATAACCCTGCGACCGGCGTTGCTAGCTCGGCTGCCCGCGTTGGTGGCTACGGTGGGAGGGTTAGTATAGGGACTTTTGTATATCTGATGGTTTTTGCTTTTCCATTGTTATGGACTTATATATCGAGTAACAACTAA